TCGTTTAAAGATGTTATATTTGACTTGATCCGGTGTTCCGGGCTTGATGATATAGGCGGTCACCTGGGTGGAGTCGATGGTTCGCTTCAGGGTCCGGGGCAGCTCATCATATGTTTTGCCTTCCAGATCTTTTAGAAATTCCAAGCCGTTAAGGGTCAATTCCTTGTCGATGACGAATTTTTTGAGGGAGGTCAGGCGCTGAAGACCGTCCACCACCAACCATTTTTCATCGTCGGAGCCGTCGAAATAAAACGCCGGAAGGGGAAATTTGATCAGTATGGATTCAATCAGCCGGCTTTGTTTTTCCGCCTCCCACAAGTCGTCGCTGCGCTGAAAATCAGCATACAGATCAATCTCGGGGGGGGTTTGGGAGAGCCGGTCGATCAGGTTGTAAATGGTGGGCGATTTGACATCAATATCGATCTCAGCCGGATTGAAAGGGTCCTCCATAAGGGAGGACCCCATGTCTTCCTCTTCGACTGGAATTTCCCGGTACAAATCGTCGTTTATTTCATTTTCCATCGGCAAAACCCATGATTAAGAACATGACGCATATCCCGCTCGCAAGCCCATCACAAAACCGCCAAAGTCTCCCGGCATCGTTCGCAGGCCGACGGATGCTCCGCGTCGTCTCCCACGGTGGCGTCGATGACCCAGCACCGGGCGCATTTTTCGCCGGGCGCTTTTTCCACCCGGATTTTGAGCCCCGGGATGTCGTCGCTTTCGTAGGCGCCGTTGAAATCGCCGTCTTTGGAGACATCGGCCTTGGAGACGATGAAAAAGGCGCGCAGCTCGTCTTTGTATTTTTCCAGGATGCCCATGAGGTCGTCGTCTTCGGCGGCCAGGGTCACGGCCGCGTCCAGGGAATGGCCGATGGTTTTGGCGGCCCGGGCCTCCTCCAGCGCCCGGGTGGCCTCCCCCCGGACCTGCAAAAGGCGCCCCCACGTCTCCCCGAGTTCCCGGTCGCCCCAGGCCGGGTCGGGCTCGGGAAAGGCGGCCAGGTGAACGCTGGACTCTTTCTTTTCCGCGCCGGGCATATAGGGCCAGATCTCTTCGGCGGTGAAGGACAGGATGGGCGCCATGATCCGGACAACGGCGTCCAGGATCGCGGCCATGGCGGTCTGGGCGCTTCTTCGCTGATCAGAGGCCGGGGGCGAGGTGTAGAGCCGGTCCTTTAAGATATCCAGGTAAAAAGCCGAAAGGTCGATGGCGCAGTAATTGTTGAGCGAATGATAGACCGTGTGAAACTCGTAGGCGTCGTAGGCTTTCCGGGACTTTTGAATGAGACCGGACAGGCTTTTCAAGGCGAAGCGGTCGATTTCGGCCATGGAGGCGAAGGGGACGGCGTCGGTTTCGGGGTCGAAGTCGGACAGGTTGCCCAGCATGAACCGGCACGTGTTCCGGATTCTCCTGTAGGCGTCGGTGAGCTGTTTCAGGATGGAGCCCGAGATTCTCACGTCGTCCTTGTAGTCCGAGGCGGCCACCCAGAGGCGAAGGATTTCGGTTCCGTGCTGCTTGATCACCTTTTCCGGCGCCACCACATTGCCCACGGATTTGGACATCTTTTTGCCCTTTCCGTCCACCACGAACCCGTGGGTCAGGACCGATTTAAACGGCGCGCTTCCCCGGGTTCCCACGGCGGTGAGAAGGGAGCTGTGGAACCATCCCCGGTGCTGGTCGCTGCCCTCCAGGTAGAGATCGGCGGGCCAGGACAGCTCGGGCCGGGCCTCTAAAACCGCGGCGTGGCTGACCCCGGAGTCGAACCACACGTCCAGGATGTCGGTTTCCTTTAAAAAGACGCCGTGGCCGCAGTCTTCGCACACCGCGTCTTCGGGCAGGATGTCGGACGCCTCTTTCTCAAACCAGGCGTCGGCGCCGCGCTTTTTGAACAGATCATACACCGCGTCGGCGATGTCTTTGTTTAAAAAGGGTTTTTCGCATTTTTCGCAGTAAAACACCGGGATGGGGACCCCCCACGCCCGCTGGCGGGACACGCACCAGTCCGGCCGGTTTTCGATCATGCCGTAGATCCGCTCCCGGTCCCGCCGGGGGACCCATTCCACCCGGTCGATCTCCTCCAGGGCCTTTTGCCGAAGGCCCGTCTGGTCCATGGGGATGAACCACTGGGGGGTGGCGCGGAATATCACGGGTTTTTTGCACCGCCAGCAGTGGGGATAGGAGTGGCTCATCTTTTCGGTGGCCAGAAGCGCCTTTTTCTCATCCAGCATGGCGATGATGTCCGGGTTGGCCGAAAAGATGAATTTTCCGCCGAAATGATCCAGCTCATCCACAAAAACCCCCCGGTCGTCCACCGGCGAATAGATGTCCAGACCGTGTTCCAGGCCGGCCTCATAGTCTTCCCGTCCGTGTCCCGGCGCCGTGTGAACGCAGCCGGTCCCGGCCTCCAGGGTCACGTGGCCGGCGGAAAGGATCAGGGAGGAGCGGGGATAAAGGGGATGCAGGCATTCCTTTTTTTCCAACACATCGGCGTCGAACTCGGCCAGGACGGAAAAATCGGAAAAACCGAAGGTGTTCATGCAGGGCTCCACCAGGTCCCGGGCCATGATCAGCGCCTCGTTTTCGCCGGCGGAGACGGCGGCGTAGCGGAAACGGGGATGGATGGCGATTCCCAGGTTGGCGGGAATGGTCCAGGGCGTGGTGGTCCAGATGACCACAGACACGGTTTTCCCGGAAAGCCCGGGGACGGCGTCGCTGATGTCGTCTTTTAAGCGAAATTTCACATAGATGGAGGGGGAGCTTTCATCCGCGTACTCAATCTCGGCCTCGGCCAGGGCGGTCTTGCAGTCGCAGCACCATAAAATGGGCTTTTTGCTTCGGACCAGATCCCCGTTCAGGGCGAATGAGCAGCATTCCCGGGCGATGGCGGCCTCATAGGCGTAGTTCATGGTCAGGTAGGGGTTTTCCCAGTCGCCGAAAACGCCCAGGCGTTTGAATTCGTTTCGCTGAATGTCGATGAATTTCTCCGCGTACCGGCGGCAGCGGCGGCGGATGTCAAGGGTCATTTCAGCCGACGGAGCGCCGGCGGTCTTTTTTTTGCCCATCTCCTTTTCCACATTGTGCTCAATGGGAAGACCGTGGCAGTCCCAGCCCGGAACGTACACGGCGTCGTATCCCGACATCTGTCTGGACTTGGCCGTCATGTCCTTGAGCACTTTGTTTAAAGCCGTTCCGATATGGATGTGGCCGTTGGCGTAGGGAGGGCCGTCGTGGAGGATGAACGGGGTCCGGCCCTCTTTTTTCGAGACCTCCCGGATGGTCTGATACAGGCCGGAGTCTTCCCATTGTTTGATCCGCTCAGGCTCTTTTTGAGCGAGGTTGGCTTTCATGGGGAATGGGGTTTTGGGCAGGTTCAGCGTTTTTTTGTAGTTCATTGGCTCCTCGTTATGTGTTTTCATTTTGCGGGTTTGTCATTTCTGAACTCGGGACAAAGAAAAAACCGATCAAAAAAACGCCGAGGCGTTTTGGATCATTTGATCAAAATCAGATCGGGAAAGCCCGGCGCCCCTGGCCGTTTGAAGGGCCTGGTCCATGTCGATGAGGTCCCCGGGCGCGTGGGAGTCGGTGTTCAGAACCATGCGGGCGCCGGTTTCAAGGGCCATTTTCGCCACATGCCCGTTGGCCAGGCAATGGCCCTTGCGGGCCGAGATTTCCAGGCAGACGCCCCGGTCCCGGGCCAGCTCCGCCTCTTCCCGGGAGATCAGGCCCGGATGGGCCAGAATGTCGATGTCCGACTCCAGGGCCGCCCGGTTGGTTCCGGGCGCCACAGGCTCGACAAGGGTTTCCCCGTGGACGATCACCAGCCGGGCGCCCAGTTCCCGGGCCTTTTTCGCCAGGTCCGGAATCAGGGGCGGCGGAACATGGGTGATCTCGATGCCGGGGATAATGTGAATGTCCATGACCCGGCTTAAGGAATCCGCCGCCTCCACGATCCGGGGGATGATGAAATCCATGTTGGACATGTCCCCGTGGTCGGTGATGCCCAGGACCCGGATTCCTTTTCGCTCGGCCCGGCGGGCCAGCTCGGCCGGAATCAGAACGCCGTCTGAAAAAATGGAGTGGGTGTGAAGATCAATCATCATAGGTCATACCATGTATTTTCCGAAATCATCCGTGGAGAGTTTTTCCAGGTACTCGGCCCATTTTTTTCCCTGATCGCTTTTGTCCATCATTTCGGACTTCAAATCAATGGTCTTGAAATCCTCCAGCACCCGTTTCTCCACGTATATGGGCGCCTTGAAGCGCAGGGCCAGGGCGATGGAGTCGCTGGGCCGCGCGTCCACGCTGAAATTCCGCTCCAGCGTCTTGAGATGAATCCGGGCGTAATAGGTGTTGTCCACAATATCGTTGATTTCCACGCTGGTGACGGTCATGTCCAGTTTGGTCAGGACATTTTTAAACAAATCGTGGGTCATGGGCCGGTCAAAGGCCACGCTCTGCAAAGACGCCGCGATGGAGGAGGCTTCTAAAAGCCCCACCCAGACCGGAAGCGCGCGCTCCCCGTCTTCGGATTTTAAGATGACGATAGGAGAATGGGTGGATGGATCCACAACCAGTCCGGCGATATTCACTTTGATCAGCATCTCTTTCTCCTTTCAACCGGTTTGCCCGGTCCGTCTGTTTTTAAGTCGGATTAAATCAGGCCAAATCAGGATCAGGCCGCGATTCCCCGAAAGGCGCGCCCTGGGCCGTCCCCCGAAGGGAATGGGGCAGCCCCTTTTCAATCCGGACGCGAATGATCCGCCCGGGACGGATGTCGGCCCTTTCGCCGTCCCATTCGAAATTCACGACCTTGTTGGAGGACGTCCGCCCGGTCCACTGGGGACGGGGGGTTTTCTTTTTGCTGGGCCCCTCCACCAGAACTTGCCTGACCGAGCCCTCCAGCGCCCGGTTCTTTTCCAGGGTGTATGCCTCCTGGGCGTCCAGAAGGGTTTTGAGCCGGGCCTTTTTTTCCCCCTCGGACACCTTGCCCTCGAACTTCAACGCCGCCGTTTTCGGGCGGTCGGAATAAATAAAGGCGAACACGCCGTCGAAAAAGGCATGGTCCATGAGTTCGAGCGTTTTTTGAAAGTCCGCCCCGGTCTCGCCGGGAAATCCCACGATCATGTCCGTGGTCACGGCGATGTCCGGCCGGGCGGCCCTGAGTTTCTCGATTTTTTCCAGGTACAGCTCCCGGGTGTATTTACGGTTCATGCGTTTTAAAACCGCGTCGGACCCGGATTGAACCGGGAGATGAATATGGCCGCACAGACGGTCCAGGTCCCGAAAGCTTCGGATCAGATCGTCGGACAGGTCCCTGGGATGCGAGGTGGTGAACCGCAGCCGCTTGAGCCCCGGCGTGTCGTTGATTTCCGCCAGAAGCCCGGGAAAGGACAGGCTCCCGCCTTTTTTGCCGTAGCTGTTCACGTTCTGGCCCAGCAGGGTGATCTCGGCCACCCCTGAGTCCGTCAGACGACGGACTTCCGCCCGGATGTCTTCCGGGGGCCGGCTGATTTCCCTTCCCCGGACATGGGGCACGACGCAGTAGGCGCAGAAATTGTCGCACCCTCTCATGATGGTCACAAAGGCGTTCGCGCCGGTTTCCTTAAAGGCGTCCCCGGCGGGCGGCTCCGCGTCCCAATGGACGGACGGGGCGTTTTCGTCCATGGACACGTCGGCCACGGCGCGTTTTTCATCCTCCACGCGCCGGATGATCTCCGGAAGGCGGTCGATGGCGCCGGTTCCCACGACAAAATCAATGCCGTCCGGGCGACCCAGGAGGCGTTCCCCTTCCTGCTGGGCCACGCATCCGGCCACGCCGATGAGAATGTCCGGACGCTTTCGTTTCAGCCGGGCCATGCGGCCCATGAAGCTTAAGGCTTTCTGATGGGCTTTTTCCCTCACCGAGCAGGTGTTGACGATGATGAGATCGGCTTTTTTCATGTCCGGGACGGGCTCATATCCCATGGACCGGGCCATGCGCGTCATGCGCCCGGAGTCATAGACATTCATCTGGCATCCGATGGTGTGGACGCACACATATTTCCGGGCGCCCAAATCAGCGCCTTTCAAAGGATACGCTTTGAATATCCTCGACCCTGATCCGGAAATTCCCGAAGGAGGCCGCGCCCATGAACTGATCGCCCCTCTTCACGCGCAGCTCCAGCATGTCGCCGTTTTTTAAATGAATTTTCGCCGCGATCCCGTCCCCGGCGTTTAAAAAAAACGCCTCCTGAATGTTTTCAAAATCAACGGACACATCGGCCCTGCCCATTTTTCCATTGATAAACGTGACCCCGTTGAACGAAAAACGGGTCAGCTCCACCGACACATCCGACTGGTCCGTGAGCCTCGCGTCGTAATTTTCGACCGGGTCGGGCGGCAGCACGGTGGAGTCGCCGCCCATGTCCCCCATTCCGGAAAAAAGAAGCCAGGCCGCCGCCGCAAAGGCAAGGGCGCCCCACCGGCGCGTCATTCGTTTCAAATTAAAATCCGTCCCTGTCCTCAATTTCCATGTCATGTCTCATTTCCCGTAAAAATGTGTGAGCGTCATCCTCGCGCCCGGGGGCGATGTTTAACACCACATGCCCGGAGGCGGAGTCGATGGTGGTCATGCCGGCCATTCCGTCATAGGCTTCCAGTATAAATTTAAAAAAAGCGATCTCTTTTTTTTTAATCCGCAAATGTTTTTGAATGGTTCGCAATCCGCTTTCCCCAACTTGTTTATTTTAAAATATCATACTCATTTTTCAGTAAATTTCAAGTTTTTTATATTTCAGGCCGACTGCTGTCGGACGGGAATATCGCCGCCCATCTTTTTCCATAAACGGATCAACTTGCCAAATGTCGGCATATGGCCGGTTTCAATATTTCGATCCGCCAGTTCCTGAAAATAAGGTCTTTCCATGACGATTCCGGGCTTTGACTTGGAATACCGCAATCCTCTTTCGCGCAGCATGGCTTTCAAATACGCCTCATGAAAGTGAGCCCGGAATTTATAATCGGCCGGGCGCCCCATGTCTTCCGGGTCATCCCGGCTCACGTCATAAAATTTTTTATACTCTCTCAACGCTTCACCGACCGGGTTCCGTTTCATGATCCGCCGGTTTCCCAGGAACCATGTCTCCATGCAGCAGTTTTGAACCATCACATGGCAATTCGAAACATGTTCCCCCTCGGATACAATTTCTTTTATTTCCCGAATTTTTGACTCAGGGGTTTCCTCCTCACAATCCACGCAGATGAAAAAATGATCGATGTTCCCCCATCCGGCGATATCCCGCAATGATTCCCGAATTCTTTGGCGATATGACGGATACCCATATCCGGCCATTATGAAATAGTGATTTGAATGAACATCTTCTATTTTTCCCGCTTCAGTCAATTGGGGGAACACATAGCCGATCCAGGCGCGATAGACCTTCTTTTCCGTTCGCCTCCCCTCCACCAGAAAATACAGATTCACTGAATTCCGTCCTCATATTCTTTCAGGTTAAGCAGCCGCATAAAGCGGTCATGGCCGGATCGCGTGTCCAGGGCTGGGATGTCTTTGCCTTGTATCACGGCGACTTCGGAGCCCTTTCGAGTCACGATGCCCCACTGGGCGGACGGAATATTTTGTATGACATATGGATGATGGCTGGTGGCGATCAGCTGCAAATGCTGTGAACGGCGCAAAAAACGATCCGTTAATTCAGGCAGACAGTTGACGCCCAGGCTGTTTTCCAGCTCGTCTATGAGAATCACGGTTTCTGGGGGAGACAGCAATAATTCCAGCAAGTGATGAAAGGTCAGAAACATTCCGGATGATATTCTCGGTGTGACTATCCATCCATCCACGCCTGTCTCCTTGATTCCCATCACCAGCCAATCAGTATCGTTAGGAGCTTCCTCGAAAGTTCGGGGATCCAGTTCGCTCAATTTTCCGATTTTTAAATCTTCCACCGTGTCGAATATTTCCATATAGTCATTTTTAACTTTTTCAAATTCGTCGCGATACTCTTCTTGCAGTATAAATCCTTTGACCAATGGCGGAATATTCCGGGCTTCTTTAAGAGATTTCAAATTATGATAACGCTTCCGGATATCTTTAAAGTCGTAAATGTCATAAGAATAAATGGCAAGACCGCGTGCCCGACTGAAGATCATATGGCGAAGCGCTTTGTTCAGAGGCGCGATATCTTTTTCATCTCCCAGAAGTGAAATGGCGCTTTCAGCGCTCTTCAGCTTTGGGAGAGGCTCCAGGTTAAAACGGAACCCTTCGCCATCGCGCGCCACAAGATCCGCGTTGTCATCGCGGATAATGGATTCGCTCAGAAAACGAGATTTTTCATTTGAACGGTCTTCAATTTCATCATTGTCTTTATCTGAAAATCTTGAAATGGGAATTTCCGTTATTAAGGAAGTTTCAGCCTTCCATAGAAATTTTTGATTTTCAAACTGAATTTCCATTTCCCATTGACAGCCGTTGGCTTTATGAGCGCCTTTCAATCCGGCTTCCCGGACACTTTCCAGCGCGTTCAATATGCGGGTCTTCCCCGCCCCCGACTTTCCCACCAGAAGATTTAACTGGGAGAAGGACATATCTTGAAGTTTCCAGCCATGCCGTTTGTCAAAAAATCGAAATCGCTTAATTGCCATTTGACTCTCCGTTGAAAAAACGTTTTAAATGGGCGCCCTTACGGAAAACACATCCCGGCGGACTGTCCTGTTTTAAAGATATAGCGCCATATCCCTTCTTTTTTCAATAAAAAACCGTTTTGCTCAAGTTTAATTTCCCCTTGCGTCCGGCCCCGGGATCGGGTATGGAGACATGCGGGAGACGGCATGAAAAAAAACTGGCATATTCTTCAGCCCGACGACGGGTTTGTGCGAAAAATTCAAAGCGCGTTAAAATGCGGGCGGCATATGGGCATCGTTCTGGCCAACCGGAACATGGCCGAGCCTGAAAAACTGCCCGAATTCATCAACCCGGCCCTTTCCGGACTCCGGTCCCCATGGCTGCTGAAAGACATGGACAAGGCCGTCCGGCGGATCGCCCGGGCGTTGAAGCGGCGGGAAAAAATACTGATTTTCGGAGATTACGATGTGGACGGGGTGGCCGCCACGTCCATTCTGCTCGAGTTTCTAACCGCGGCCGGGGCCCGTGTGTCCCACTACATCCCCCACCGGATTCAGGAGGGGTACAGTCTGTCGACGGCGCATATCACGGACGTGGCCGCGCCTGAAAAGGTGGATCTCATCATCACTGTGGACTGCGGAATCAGCGCCCACGACGCGGTGGCGGCCGCGGCCGAAAAGGGCGTGGACGTGGTCATCACCGACCATCACCGTCTGGACGGCCTCCCGCCGCCGGCCGCGGCCGCGGTCAATCCCAAGCGGCCGGACTGCGAATCCGGCCTGGACTTCCTGGCCGGCGCGGGGGTGGCCCTGTATGTGGCGATAGGCTTAAGAAAACATCTGCGCGACATCGGCTTCTGGAAAGACACGCCCGAGCCCAACCTGCTGGGGCTGTGCGATCTGGCGGCCCTGGGAACCGCCGCCGATCAGGTCCCCATGGTGGATGAAAACCGGATATTGACCCGGGCGGGCATCGACCTCATCAACCGGGGCCCCCGGACGGGCCTGGACGCGCTGATGAAAACCTCGGGCATCGCCGGCCGGGAGATCGACTCGGAGGACATCCTTTTCAGGCTGGCGCCGCGTCTGAACGCGGCCGGGCGAATGGACCACGCCGGGCAGGCGGTGGACCTTCTCCTGTCAAAAGACCCCGGGCGGGCCCGAAAAGCGGCCCGCCGCCTTTCGGCGCTCAACGAAGACCGAAAGGCCGGGGAAAATCTCATATTCAAAGACGCCCTGGAGCGGGTCCGAAAGGACCCGTCTCTTCCCGGAAAGGGGCCCCTGGTTCTTTCCAGCCCCGACTGGCACGAGGGAATCATCGGGATCGTGGCCTCCCGGCTGGCCGAGAAATTTTCCATGCCCGCCATTTTGATCTCCACCCGAAGCGGGATCGGAAAAGGCTCCGGAAGAAGCGTCCGGGGATTCGACCTTTACCGGGCGCTGTCCCGGGCCTCCGGGGAGCTGGAGAGGTTCGGCGGACATGCCATGGCGGCGGGCTTTTCCATCCGGGAAAAAAACATTCCCCGGTTTCGCGGGAATCTTCAAAAAATATCGGCCGAATGTTCAGCGCCCGGCGGCCCCGGCCCGGGGCTTGTGATCGACTGCCGTCTGGATTTCGCCCATATCACCCACCGGCTCATGAATGAGCTGAAATCCCTTCAGCCTTTCGGTCCGGGAAACGCGGAGCCCCTTTTCATGGCCGAGAACGTGTCCGCCGTGTCCTCCAAAATCCTTTCAGGCGGCCACCGGCGCATGGCCCTGTCCCAGGACGGGGGAAGAAAAACCCTTCACGCCATCCATTTCAATTTCAACGGCAGCCCCGACATGCCGCCCCCCACGGTCTTTGAGAAAATCGCCTTCCGTCTTCGCTGGAACCGGTGGAAAAACCAGAAAATCCCCCAGGCTGTGATCGAGGATATTGCTTAAGGTAAAAAATCCCTTGATTTTTTCCAACCGGATCATTTATAAAGACCTTTCATGTCACGTTTTTTAACAAAACAATAAGGCGAGTATCCATGTCCAAAACATTCAGACCCAGCTCCAGGGAGGAAACCCTTCTGTCCAAGATTGAATCCTCCCGGGATTTTGCCCGAAGACGGGCCCTAAACGGCATTCAGGACTGCATCGAGCCCCTTTCGAACGCCATCGCCACCAAGCTGATCGAAAACGGCCTGGTGGAGACCGCGAACAAAAACGGCCTTCAGGAGCGGATCAGTCAATCCCTGGACAAGCTGAGCCGGGCCGACGATTTTGATATCGATTACCAGACCTCGCCCTTCCGGGGGCTGGCCCCCCATCCCCATGTGGTGGCGCTTTACCTGACGGCGTTTGTCATTGAAAAGCTAATCGACGACAAGGATGTGGTGGATGTTTTCGGATCGGATGAAGACATCTACGTGACCATCGAAGAACAGATCAGAAAATACCTTCCCTGAAAAACCATGAGCCCTCGCTTTCACCCCCGGCTGATCCACGGCCCTTTTGGGGACCCCGGCCTGTTTCTGCCCTTCATGTTTGAAAAACGGGCCCTGGTTTTCGATCTGGGCGACCTGTCTCCCCTTTCCTCCCGGGACATCTTAAAGATCACCCACGCCTTTGTCACCCACGCGCACATGGACCATTTCATCGGATTCGACGCGGCGCTTCGGCTGTTTCTGGGCCGGGAAAAACATCTCCATGTCTTCGGCCCCCGGGGAATGATCCGCCATGTGGAGGGAAAGCTGGCCGGTTATGAGTGGAATCTGGCGCCGAACTATGAGACGGAATTCACGCTCACGGCCGTCGAGGCCGGGGCCGGGCGCATGGCCGCCCGAACCTTCCGGGGCCGGGACCGGTTCGCCCCTTCGGGCCCTTTGGAGGAAACGCCCTTTTCAGGCGTTCTTTTAGACGAGCCGGGTTTTTTTGTTCGATGCGCCGAGCTGGACCACGGCATTCCCTGCCTGGGTTTTCTTTTGGAGGAAAAACGCCATATCCACATCAGCAAGGCGGCGCTCGACGACATGGGGCTTTGCCCCGGCCCCTGGATCGGCGCCTTCAAGGAGGCGGTCCTGACAGGCGCGGACCTCCGAGCCCCCCTTCAGGCCCGGACGACGGAAGGCCGGGGCCGGATTTTTCCCCTGGGGACTTTGATGGAAAAAATCGCCATCATGGCCCCGGGACAAAAAATCGCCTACGTCACGGACGCGGGGTTCACCCCGTCCAACCGGGAAAAAATCATTGATCTGGCCCTGGGCGCGGATCATCTGTTCATTGAGGCGACGTTTTCAGACAAAGACTCGGCCCTGGCGGAAAAAAAACGCCATCTCACGGCGCGTCAGGCCGGACGCCTGGCCGCCGGGGCCGGGGTCGGGAGATTCACCCTGTTTCATTTCTCCCCCCGGTATTATGGAATGGAAGCGGCCATTCAAAAGGAGGCGGAAGAGTCCTTTGGCTCCGCGCCCATCTCCCCATAGGCGTCCGACGTCATGGCGGCGGCGGAACAGCGCCGCCT
This sequence is a window from Candidatus Desulfarcum epimagneticum. Protein-coding genes within it:
- the ileS gene encoding Isoleucine--tRNA ligase; translated protein: MNYKKTLNLPKTPFPMKANLAQKEPERIKQWEDSGLYQTIREVSKKEGRTPFILHDGPPYANGHIHIGTALNKVLKDMTAKSRQMSGYDAVYVPGWDCHGLPIEHNVEKEMGKKKTAGAPSAEMTLDIRRRCRRYAEKFIDIQRNEFKRLGVFGDWENPYLTMNYAYEAAIARECCSFALNGDLVRSKKPILWCCDCKTALAEAEIEYADESSPSIYVKFRLKDDISDAVPGLSGKTVSVVIWTTTPWTIPANLGIAIHPRFRYAAVSAGENEALIMARDLVEPCMNTFGFSDFSVLAEFDADVLEKKECLHPLYPRSSLILSAGHVTLEAGTGCVHTAPGHGREDYEAGLEHGLDIYSPVDDRGVFVDELDHFGGKFIFSANPDIIAMLDEKKALLATEKMSHSYPHCWRCKKPVIFRATPQWFIPMDQTGLRQKALEEIDRVEWVPRRDRERIYGMIENRPDWCVSRQRAWGVPIPVFYCEKCEKPFLNKDIADAVYDLFKKRGADAWFEKEASDILPEDAVCEDCGHGVFLKETDILDVWFDSGVSHAAVLEARPELSWPADLYLEGSDQHRGWFHSSLLTAVGTRGSAPFKSVLTHGFVVDGKGKKMSKSVGNVVAPEKVIKQHGTEILRLWVAASDYKDDVRISGSILKQLTDAYRRIRNTCRFMLGNLSDFDPETDAVPFASMAEIDRFALKSLSGLIQKSRKAYDAYEFHTVYHSLNNYCAIDLSAFYLDILKDRLYTSPPASDQRRSAQTAMAAILDAVVRIMAPILSFTAEEIWPYMPGAEKKESSVHLAAFPEPDPAWGDRELGETWGRLLQVRGEATRALEEARAAKTIGHSLDAAVTLAAEDDDLMGILEKYKDELRAFFIVSKADVSKDGDFNGAYESDDIPGLKIRVEKAPGEKCARCWVIDATVGDDAEHPSACERCRETLAVL
- a CDS encoding conserved hypothetical protein (Evidence 4 : Unknown function but conserved in other organisms) translates to MMIDLHTHSIFSDGVLIPAELARRAERKGIRVLGITDHGDMSNMDFIIPRIVEAADSLSRVMDIHIIPGIEITHVPPPLIPDLAKKARELGARLVIVHGETLVEPVAPGTNRAALESDIDILAHPGLISREEAELARDRGVCLEISARKGHCLANGHVAKMALETGARMVLNTDSHAPGDLIDMDQALQTARGAGLSRSDFDQMIQNASAFF
- a CDS encoding conserved hypothetical protein (Evidence 4 : Unknown function but conserved in other organisms) codes for the protein MLIKVNIAGLVVDPSTHSPIVILKSEDGERALPVWVGLLEASSIAASLQSVAFDRPMTHDLFKNVLTKLDMTVTSVEINDIVDNTYYARIHLKTLERNFSVDARPSDSIALALRFKAPIYVEKRVLEDFKTIDLKSEMMDKSDQGKKWAEYLEKLSTDDFGKYMV
- the miaB gene encoding tRNA-2-methylthio-N(6)-dimethylallyladenosine synthase; the protein is MGARKYVCVHTIGCQMNVYDSGRMTRMARSMGYEPVPDMKKADLIIVNTCSVREKAHQKALSFMGRMARLKRKRPDILIGVAGCVAQQEGERLLGRPDGIDFVVGTGAIDRLPEIIRRVEDEKRAVADVSMDENAPSVHWDAEPPAGDAFKETGANAFVTIMRGCDNFCAYCVVPHVRGREISRPPEDIRAEVRRLTDSGVAEITLLGQNVNSYGKKGGSLSFPGLLAEINDTPGLKRLRFTTSHPRDLSDDLIRSFRDLDRLCGHIHLPVQSGSDAVLKRMNRKYTRELYLEKIEKLRAARPDIAVTTDMIVGFPGETGADFQKTLELMDHAFFDGVFAFIYSDRPKTAALKFEGKVSEGEKKARLKTLLDAQEAYTLEKNRALEGSVRQVLVEGPSKKKTPRPQWTGRTSSNKVVNFEWDGERADIRPGRIIRVRIEKGLPHSLRGTAQGAPFGESRPDPDLA
- a CDS encoding conserved hypothetical protein (Evidence 4 : Unknown function but conserved in other organisms), with product MTWKLRTGTDFNLKRMTRRWGALAFAAAAWLLFSGMGDMGGDSTVLPPDPVENYDARLTDQSDVSVELTRFSFNGVTFINGKMGRADVSVDFENIQEAFFLNAGDGIAAKIHLKNGDMLELRVKRGDQFMGAASFGNFRIRVEDIQSVSFERR
- a CDS encoding conserved hypothetical protein (Evidence 4 : Unknown function but conserved in other organisms), translating into MRTIQKHLRIKKKEIAFFKFILEAYDGMAGMTTIDSASGHVVLNIAPGREDDAHTFLREMRHDMEIEDRDGF
- a CDS encoding conserved hypothetical protein (Evidence 4 : Unknown function but conserved in other organisms) produces the protein MNLYFLVEGRRTEKKVYRAWIGYVFPQLTEAGKIEDVHSNHYFIMAGYGYPSYRQRIRESLRDIAGWGNIDHFFICVDCEEETPESKIREIKEIVSEGEHVSNCHVMVQNCCMETWFLGNRRIMKRNPVGEALREYKKFYDVSRDDPEDMGRPADYKFRAHFHEAYLKAMLRERGLRYSKSKPGIVMERPYFQELADRNIETGHMPTFGKLIRLWKKMGGDIPVRQQSA
- a CDS encoding conserved hypothetical protein (Evidence 4 : Unknown function but conserved in other organisms); its protein translation is MAIKRFRFFDKRHGWKLQDMSFSQLNLLVGKSGAGKTRILNALESVREAGLKGAHKANGCQWEMEIQFENQKFLWKAETSLITEIPISRFSDKDNDEIEDRSNEKSRFLSESIIRDDNADLVARDGEGFRFNLEPLPKLKSAESAISLLGDEKDIAPLNKALRHMIFSRARGLAIYSYDIYDFKDIRKRYHNLKSLKEARNIPPLVKGFILQEEYRDEFEKVKNDYMEIFDTVEDLKIGKLSELDPRTFEEAPNDTDWLVMGIKETGVDGWIVTPRISSGMFLTFHHLLELLLSPPETVILIDELENSLGVNCLPELTDRFLRRSQHLQLIATSHHPYVIQNIPSAQWGIVTRKGSEVAVIQGKDIPALDTRSGHDRFMRLLNLKEYEDGIQ